Below is a window of Columba livia isolate bColLiv1 breed racing homer unplaced genomic scaffold, bColLiv1.pat.W.v2 Scaffold_303, whole genome shotgun sequence DNA.
ccacagcctttccctcatccactaattGGGTCATCTTGTCATAGAAGGacatcaggttggtcaaacaggacctgcttttcttaaacccatgttgactggacCTGATCACATTGTTCTCtggtatgtgctgtgtgatgttactcaagatcatctgctccatgaccttgcccAGCACAGAAGTTACACTGACagtagttccccagatcctccttttGGCCATTcctgtagatgggcatcacatttgccagctgcagaaaagctggCGCAAAACCAGGCGCAAACTTCAGTAgagaatctgatgtaaagaaaagtgatgTAACTCCCAGGGGGAGTttgcttggtttgctttctgaagcagaaaggaggagccatgagctccaggcaatgggaagggggatcctgtccctcacacacggctcagggctcttcctgggaccgtgggatgtgggtgtgcaaggcccagggaaggacaacactgggacaacaacttccagcttccccgtggggctgcaaggaggcaccgaggccccagtgccatgaggacaacatgtcttctcctgggcctcagtggcagagacaactgccctggccaaggggacacagacctgggttctgtgggtcccttccagccttacagcgccctttgccatctccaccacaggctgttctacacggtgctacccctgcccctctttccctgcaggctgcagacacccatctcgcttccccacctgctctcacccagcatttctgcaccttcactgctgtgtctgcaccctcactggctgctctttggaacacaaaccatggtctgatccagctccctctgggtcacctcttgccccacagcactgcccttccagtcacatttcttactcctgataACCAGTCTCCACTTCCACATCTGCActtagtggttttgtttttttttctctgctgctttttcccactacttGAGAAAGCTTCACCACCTCAGAAACTGCCCATCAAGCAGAGATCCCAACCTGTTATTCTTCTAGTCGTCTTGcacttgaccagagagaagtaacctccccatgatctcctaaatcccatgagtgctgctggcctttcagcttctctgatacacacgaccatgtccctgctgctgtcccgtcatgttctcaggtgggatggatgtgacaacctgtctccaagatctcttcctgggtaggatctgtcatacttagactgaggttctttcccagccatgtccctgctgctgggttgtcacctccagagacagaactgacctcactgtccccttcacagccacaggttTCTGACTGggttatgagtgtctgagacacaactgacctCATAATACCATAACTATCGATCACCTTTTTTATGGCCCAGGACCCGATCAGGTAAAAGtatacttgttttatcaaatttatcaaatatattccctactagagatttgagttgaaaaacactcttcagagcaactgctgtatttttgttgacaacatttagaactccttttctgtcttttattctttttattcttcctctgcctattctgccttcaaaatcctctccaagggaaagattcaTTGAATCTCAGAATAACTTGAGGTTTGAAGAAAGCCCTTATCtcacttgtctcactgtcctgctccaggcagggttAACCAGGCGAGGTTGTTCAAGGGTTCCTCACAACTATGCCtcatccacagagaagctgaaagtgcaCTCGTCACATCATACAGAGGGACAATAAAGACGTTTAACAGTGttggtccaagtgctggtcactgagggatgctactAGTAACTGGCTGCACGGAGGGCTTTGTACCGCTGATGACATTTGGCTTGATTgtccagccaacttcccacccagcttccaattctccagcccagagatcactgatctggctactaggacaccaaggaacaccatgtctgtgaccctgcaaaatTCCAGGTATGGCGGCAGGTTGACCAGCTGTTAtttctccttcatgcttttcatgcagatgggttcgatatctgccttttccaagacCTCAGAAACCCTCTTACCACTTTGTcttacttttgagagcacaacccagaatcacaggcaagggtgacagcagacaggagcacttgcaatgagcctgtcccagcagctgagatgaatctcgcTGGGACACTGAGGTTTGTTcttggagtcacacacagaaatgccagggttccatCAGGCATCCAGATCTGAGTTTGTCTCAGGAccccttctgcacccagggatgctcagagacagaatctgtcccttttacacacagaggtaGGAGTCAcattgtccctctggcctcccgtTGCCACTCTAGAGGggtgggagacacctcagctcTGGTGTTtcacctgctctgcactaatctgagatgtcccacgtcatgaggaatggacacggggagctcaattaaggaagcacaacccagtgctgcattcaggcagtttcccgtggggtgttacttccaacaggaagtgacctcaggaccttgtgtgtgccacaggttttcatggaaccccaaggaacagttgaTGATGTTTGTGCTCACTTGTGTTCatgtcacacagtatcacagtatcacagtatgtttgggattggaaggaacctcacaagatcatccagtccaaccccctgctggagcaggaacacccaggtgaggttgcacaggaacatgtccaggtgggttttgaatgtctccagagaaggagactccacaacccccctgggcagcctcttcagtgctctgtcaccctcactgagaagaagttttttttcaaatttaagtggaacctcttgtgttccagcttgatcccgttaccccttgtcctatcattgtttgccaccgagaagagcctggctccatccttgtggcactcaccctttatatatttataaacattaataaggtcatccctcagtctcctcttctccaaactaaaagagacccagctccctcagcctttcttcataaaggagatgctccactcccttaatcatcttcgttgccctacgctggaccctctccagcagttccctgtccttctggaactgagggacccagaactggacacaatattccagatggggtctcaccagggtggagtagaggggaaggaggacctctctcgatctactaaccaccccccttgtaatacaccccaggatgccattggccttcctggccacaagggcacagtgctggctcatggtcatgtcacctcacatacatgatgtgcgTGATCAcatcacatctcatctgtacaaagtgaaagaaataacttacgctttttctatggataaaaaacatgtaatccaattccttgtattccttaaacacgtgttcattagagcataagcaaaacagcgctgggtgcgcgggggattcactccgcccaacacgcacacctttaaacaataagaagtgtgcttaaatacagtaaggtattacatattcataatgaccccaggaacgcctatatatattcataacctttccccgcttctgattaaaatgagtctcagagaaccatttccatagaccctcccctgttgcacctgcgcagtgccacttggtgaattggaggaggggtctttgggggtctttggatgaaggctccttcagcttcgtcacagtgaactttttacctttggctcattatgttgaattgactgggacccaagctgccaagttgaatgaaaccagactggcgcccccttttgctgtaaatcttcgttatcttgtctcctcaagtttacagctaggtgcagtaaaacttcttatcttggcattcaatggggttctgttcttcttaacataaagctctaaactaagcatttattgtgtgactaagccttaaagtgttagcttGTTAGCAGGCACCCATTAtaagtttagttaacccttaaaatgttaactccctctgtcaatataacttcataagcaagtttcataactttttacatagaacttaaccacctttttccaagttcagagcccgtgcctcatttggttctatctgtaaacattaaacatcttagcacgaatcacaactgcatttttcacaaagcaaacccagactgctgaactactcattcattgtccatccatggagggaagaacgacctctgtgggtgagaggccagtgctggaaatggtggctGTGAGGGGCCCGTCCATGACGATGCCCTGGGGCAGATTCTGTGgagtgtccagtgcacaggggcacagcccagcccctgctctgctggtcctgcaggtctctggcaggagcctggctgtgagaggacactgctgtgtgccagccctgcacacacgcACTGTTCAGCTGCACAATGGTGTTTAATCTGTGGgtgacttttgtaggaatatgcttgagagaaactttgcaagaagatataaaccatcatgcactgcccaTAGGAGATCACCATTAtgtctggaaaggctgttgtgaggccagctctgtcacagcagtgcccattgcctgtccctgcctgcgcccacagcactgacacacagcaggatggtgaccaagctgccagagcactcaggccttgcaccaacaccagggatgagaaggagagtgtgggagtggaaccagaacagctctggaagaacaagcgctgctgctccctcgcggatgctgccatgccagagctgttttcccctccatccacgcacaggaactgtccctgaaCGTGCaaaaaggccttgcaggaaggatatagtgaaaaacaagtcactacaGGAATCTTTATTTTGGTTAGAGACAAGAAGTGTACTGTTCATCATTTAAACAGCCAGTggctataaaagaaaagcagacagtggaTTAAAAAGGGGCTGAAAACATCATCgcaataagaaaataacaaataacaacagaaaatccagatgacaggttgagcctgtaattagctacattaaaactcctgtgtagaagcagatgggcagtacattgcttcagaaaacactaagatatgagtttcctcagggcatccttgatctccttgttcctcatgctgtagatgagggggttcactgctggaggcaccaccgagtacagaactgacaccaccaggtccagggaaggagaggatatagaggggggcttcaggtaggcaaacatgacagtgctgaggaacagggagaccacggccaggtgagggaggcaggtggaaaaggctttgtgccgtccctgctcagaggggatcctcagcacggccctcaagatctgcacataggacaccacaatgaacacaaaacagccaaatgctaAGCAGACACTGACCacaataagcccaagttccctgaggtaggagtgtgagcaggagagcttgaggatctgggggatttcacagaagaactggcccagggcattgcccttgcacaggggcagtgaaaatgtattggccgtgtgcagcagagcattgagaaacccagtggcccaggcagctgctgccatgtggacacaagctctgctgcccaggagggtcccgtagtgcaggggtttgcagatggcaacgtagcggtcgtacgacatgactgtgaggagacaatattctgctgtgatcaagaaaagaaacaaaaagagctgcGTCGCACATTccaagtatgagatggccctggaatcccagagggaattagccatggacttggggagaatggtggagatggagcccgtgtcgaggagggcgaggttgagcaggaagaagtacatgggggtgtggaggtgctggtcccaggctatggtggtgatgatgaggccgttgcccaggagggcagccaggtagatgcccaggaagagccagaagggcaagagctgcagctcccgtgtgtctgtgaacggcaggaggaggaactgggtgatggagctgctgttggacattggccgcctgtgggcatgaggacctgtgcaaggaggaaaaggcagtgacaaATTAGAGGGGACttctctggggaaaataaacatgctgtttcccatggaaaaccccctccctgatggagggatgtttcagctcattctctctttctactaaCTGAGAGAAATTATTAATCCCAGTTTAAAACGCAGCTggggcatctggtttccatgaacACACCTTTGAGGCAAGATCCACTGAACTGgtttcagaacaaaaactgacccaCATCCCCACCCCAGccacagagagcaagagcaccagggacaggtggacaAACAAGGAAGAACACTGAAGTGTTTCcgagaaataaagcaaggacagaaaggcagacgggcatgctgtggaacattctcctgacccggctctgctgctgccactcacgtgatgacactggagagcaagtacttttagcaccttatttGAGTACcccgttccaggaacccttcacctggaggtccagctgctgaggtggagactcgtgacctggaccccatggctttggggcagagggtctgctggggaggagaggagaccaggggttgcactgggaaatgtgtctgcactgcagaggATGGCAGGGGGGTTCCTAAATCCCGTCCCTGTCATATCTGGTAGGAGCTCCTTCTCcgtgcccatgtctgtgctgcctgcagctgtgtgactgtccctggtctgctccctgtcagtgtcacagaccccgtcccacccgctgtgtgctcagctctgtcctgctcacacctcctggcactgcccaggggcagctctgtgtgtgcaggggctcaggagcagctcagaccagtcctaacgagaaatggggtctcagtgtctgctccaaagagagaaataaatccccatctcccactgcacacccagccaatcaagagtggaaaactgaaagcaacagactccttcccttgcagctgttcctgtctcgatgttgttgttcagaaggaccctctgccatgtctgtggggggatctggagctctgagcagccctaacccacacagcccccttcagccccacaagctccctgcctgccctgccgggggtcgctccttccacccacagctgctgccatgggatctcccgggcaggctgagcgctgaccctggcaggcggcagagtccctgccctgcacagccctggggtgcagggaccctgctctgcaggacagccctgggcacccctgggtgctcacctgtcttcacagctgttcaacatggcctgacaagagccccgtccttacagaccccacaagctgtgcctgtgccagtttcaggagatgcctccaggagctacagctgcactgccctgcacccagagacttaccgtggcaagggctgcaaaggtttctcctccagggagctctcagtcatcctcccagtcctgaccacctttaatctctctctgccttgctcgtctcctgagatccccaggcagagccctcagccctgctgcgtgtgcagaggagctgctcctgggcagagctgtctctctgcagcgctgccgctgccatgagctccctgtgtcccaggagcccagcccagctcagcagcacaggagcagcacaaggcgctttaatgatccctctggtgggtttggtgctgagtccatggacctcagaccctggaggaagttgaagaaacttctcaagaagtcagattcagattcaaactccaaagtttcttgtactgttaatgggtcccactgagggaaCCTACTGAGAAACAATATCCAGGcttggttagagaagaaaactggaggtcaggaaaagcaaagtaaagatGTCTTTGATGCTGCGTAAACCTGGCTGTGTTTCTTTAACCAAAAGCCAAGCCCTGACTTTGTACCATGGGAAGgtagatcctgtccctcccacattgcccagggcccttcctgggacagtgtgatgtggggctgtgcaaggccaagggcaggactatggtcccacacctcccaggttcctggctggggacaaggaggccatgaggcccctgtgctggaaggacaaggtgtctcctcacaggcatcagaggtgcagacaacagccatagccaaggggagaaggagctcatgtctggtggggctttcagcctctttacatcccgtgatcatctccacgacagcctgtcctgtgctgtggcatcccctgcacctctgtccctgcaggctggagacatcccccctgctgccccaccttgctcctgtctgagcatcttccttcctttgctgagatctctccatcctccccagctggtccttgaagcacaaagccttgggctgatgcagactccctctgctgacctgctcccccacagcactgcccttccatcacattcctttctgcccatgtccagcctggacctccccagctgcactttgggccattat
It encodes the following:
- the LOC135578066 gene encoding olfactory receptor 14J1-like produces the protein KPLHYGTLLGSRACVHMAAAAWATGFLNALLHTANTFSLPLCKGNALGQFFCEIPQILKLSCSHSYLRELGLIVVSVCLAFGCFVFIVVSYVQILRAVLRIPSEQGRHKAFSTCLPHLAVVSLFLSTVMFAYLKPPSISSPSLDLVVSVLYSVVPPAVNPLIYSMRNKEIKDALRKLIS